The DNA region AGTATTGAGACTTTGATGCTTTACATGAATATTTGGTCTTGAGATGTTTGTTTTGGAGTTGTATAATTTTGTAGTATTCAACACATAAATGCCATAAATATAATTTGTGAATAAGATATTTGATGATGACTCCCCATTTCTCCTCCATGCTTCttatgttttttttgttattCATGTTCCTCTTTCTGAATGGGCAGTCTTTACGACAGTGTTAGAGGAATTTTAGATTTTGATATCTTTCGTGGACTCTTTCATTTATTTCTAGGTTGGATGACTTGGACTCTAGATTGTCCTCATCTTCTGATGCTGGAGTTAAAACATTTAGTATTGATAAATTTAGCCATGGTGCCCATGGAAGCAGTAAAACCTCAAGGTCTTTCAAAAGAGGAATGAGAAAAGGATCTGAAGGACTGAAGTCAATTGGCCGATCATTTGGGTTTGGAGTATCTAAGGCTGTGTTCCCAGAAGATCTTCAAGTTTCAGAAAAGAAGATATTTGATCCTCAAGACAAATTTTTACTATTCTGGAATAAGCTTTTTGTTATCTCTTGTATTTTGGCTGTGTCTGTGGACCCATTGTTTTTTTATCTTCCTGTCATCAATGATTCATTACGCTGTCTTGGTATAGACCGAAAGTTGGCAGTTATAGTTACCACCTTGAGGACATTTATCGATGCTTTCTATCTTATACACATGGCTCTCCAATTCCGTACTGCTTATATTGCTCCATCATCTCGTGTTTTTGGACGAGGTGAGCTTGTGATAGATCCGGCACAGATAGCAAAGCGATACTTACGGCGGTATTTCATCATTGATTTCTTATCAGTATTGCCCTTACCACAGGTCAAAAAGATTGTTTTAACCTAATTCaatctctttttattttattgtttaatGATGCGGTGATTATTCCTTTAGTTTTAATGATTCTTTTGTCTCAATGCTATGCTTATATCTCTGTCATCTCTCACTCTGGGTTGCCAAGTTATCCAGGCTGCTTATATATACTTAGTGGAAGTTTGTTAGTTTAATTCTTATATTTGGGGTTGGGTGTGGTGAACCAAAAACACTTTTACTTGTGAGACTGAAGAAAGAGTACAATAAAGGTAGATAATAAGATATATTCCCCACTCCTCAATCAAGGATCAAAGAAGAAACATTGAAAATATGAACAATGTTGGCAATACAATAACTATCTTGAGCTTTCTTATTTGATTTCTCTAATTGGTTTCTGTTGTAAATAATgtattttttataattattagTAATTTGTATTTGGCCCGGTATCATTAGGCTTAGAATAGCCTACAACAACAATAAACAAGACCAAACTTTATCCAACTAACTGGGGTCGGCTATATGGATCAAATTTCTCTATAACATTCTATAAAAGACCATGTTTATATCCAATTCATCAATCTCGAGATCTTTCTTAATAGTTTCTTTTATAGTTTTTCTAGGTCTTCCCCTACCTATAGTTGTTTGACTACTCTCTATTTGATCTACTCTACTTACTGCTAAGTTCACATGTCTTCTTTCTACATGTCCAAACCACCTAGCTTATTTTCAACCATCTTTTCTACTATATCTCTACATGTCCAAACCACCTAGCTTATTTTCAACCATCTTTTCTGTTATATCTGCAACAAATAGTTTATTCTCGTGTTGGTTCCTAACTGCCCAACATTCTGTCCAGTACAATATCGTAGGTCTTATACATTTTACATACATGAAATTTACTATTCAGTTTTCACATGGTATCAAACAACTCTCTTTCTTGAGGGTCTCGTTTTCGCATAAAAACCCTAGTCGCTTTCATTGTGGTTCCCTTTTCTCTGAAACTCTAGTCACCTTCATTTTGCTCCTTGTTTTGCTGCCTTCATTGTAGCCTATTTCCCTCGTTCAATACCCCTGTTCTTCTATTCAAGAACCTGGCTTTGATATAATCTTAAAATTTGAGTTGGCTCTAACTCAACTTTATAAAACTAGTTTGTAAAGTGAGGATTGCCCTCACTTATAAACCCATGTTCAAGTCATATTTCATCAAATGTGGGACTATGAACTGTTTTCTTTAATTATAGAGATTCTGGCTTTTGAGGACTGTGTTAAAAATGATATTTGATAATAATATAGAAGAAAACAGAATAATGGGTAAATATCCTTCTGCTATACTGGAACAGTAGAGGTTATATATTTGTAAAAACAACCTCACACCAATGCATTAGGAAAGCCTAGAAAGGTAGGACATTATAATACACGGTTGACATTATGGCTTGGGATGGATAGTTGTTGATTCTTCGGAATTCTCTATACTTCCATTTAGATGTTTTAGATGTGTTTATTATTGGATAACTCATTTAGTTTTTGTTCTGTTAATTATTTTCTTCGCGTACGGTCTAATTCCTTTTATTTTCCATTGGAGTCACTTAGTATTAAATGCAATTATTGTGTGATCAGAAGAAACAAACGCATAATGACTGCTTGGACAGAGCAGAAACTTCAAATTGCCAATTCTGCGAAAACAAAAATCATATAGAGGGCTTCTTGTTATATATTGTTCACCATATTTCACTACCCCATGCAAGTAATTTTCTTATGAGAAATGTCAATTTCTAAAAATCTTATTGAGAAGTAGAATACATGGTTCTGCCATCGAACCATGTCTAGTGTTGCTACTCTAATGGTGAGATGATGCCTTTGACGCATAATGTGATGACGACTCTATTATCTTTTTTTATGACATCAGGATTTCATGTTTTGCCAAATAGTTTTCCTTAAAACAAACATCCTCATTTCATCAACATCATATTCCTTTTGCGTGAAGAAGACTCTTTTTTGTTTGTGAAAGTAGCCCTGTCTTTATTGGTTAATAATACCTCCTGTTGGTAAGTAATAATTAAATTGTCATCTCCTGTGAATTCCTAAGTGCAGTTGTCCAATTGAATATTACTTTCAATATTAGGATAATGCTAAGAATTTGAATGGCTAACTGAGTATTTTGTTCGCCTTGTGTGGCATGAATGTTCCTTATAGTTATCAATTGCTTTGAATACTCTGGCAACATGTAATTGTAATCTCTTATGACTAGTAAGTTGTCCTATTGAAACTGAAATTTATGAAGTATAAAATACTCTATTCTTTTTTCCCTTTCTTAATTTTTCTCTTTTATGTTTATGAATTCAGATTGTGGTGTGGAGATTTCTTCAGAGTTCAAAAGGTTCAGATGTTGTCACAACAAAGCAGGCCTTACTTTTCATTATATTGCTTCAGTACATTCCAAGATTTCTCCGTATGTTACCATTGACTTCTGAACTTAAGAGAACAGCCGGTGTCTTTGCTGAAACTGCTTGGGCTGGTGCTGCATATTATTTGCTATTATTCATGCTTGCCAGTCATGTATGTTATGTTTTGATTTTGCCATTTAATTTTCGGAGTTATTATGCTTTCTCATTATAAGTTTATGCTAGCATTTTTGCTATCAACCTTTGTGGTGATAAACTTTGACATGGGTTTATTTTGCATCCTTTTTCATAAATTATCAATTGCAGATAGTTGGGTCGTTTTGGTACTTATTAGCTGTTGAGCGCAATGACTTTTGCTGGAAGAAGGCTTGTAGTGACAATGGGTACAACAAGAAATTCTTGTATTGTGGCAACCAATACATGGAAGGTTATAGTTCCTGGCAGAATAAAAGTGAAGCTATTCTTACATCACAGTGCTCTGCAGATAATGAAAGTCCACCTTTTGACTATGGGATATTTACACAAGCCTTGAAATCTGGCATTGTTTCATCTAACAAGTTCTTGTCCAAGTACTGTTACTGTTTATGGTGGGGGCTTCAGAACTTGAGgtatttaattttattttcattgTTAATTTTCATTAATCACATCAAGtgaaaacaattaaaacaaaacacTACAACATATATGTTCTGTCTGATCTAAATACAAGGTTTCTCTTGTATGTGGCATGTCTTGATTGATTTAAAACTTGAGTAGTGCTAGCAACACTCATCCTAACATTCTCTTTCAATCACTTACTCTCTTGATGTGTTTATTTATGCTAATAAATATGTACAACCAAATCCCTTGATTATAGGGATAAATTCAATCTAAAAATAGATCTGAATCTATCCTATCTGTTACAGTATAATATTTACACAAGGTAATAGTATCATACCAGACTTTCAAGTATCACAACACCCTCCCTCAAACTGGAGCATATATGTCCCATGTAGATACTTTTGCACCTCTACTTGATTTGGCGAAGGTATCAGGTAGATAGTCTGCTAGAATTCCCAAATATATATTGATCTCCCCTCAAAGAACATTTTCACTAATAAAATGACAACCAATCTCCGTGTTTAGTTCACCATTGAAGACTTTGTTAGATGCAATGTGTAATACTGCTTGATTATCACTAATGAGAATCATGGACTGTAATTTGAAAAACCTCAAATTGAAAAGAAGTTGCTTCAACCAAATAAGCTCACATGTAGTACTAAGAGAAACAGAGAAGTGTGAAAACAATTCTTTATCTATGATGAAATGAATTTCTGAACAGAAAGTTCAGATTACAATCCTTTATATAGGGTAATTAACCTACACACACCTTAGACTTATCCTACACTCTTGTAACTGCCAGTGCCAGCTGTCCTGAGAAGGCTAACTAACCTTAGCTACACTGGCAGGAGAAAAACTAACTGCTGATACTTCTAGAGTACATCAGAAGATTCTTGGACTCAGAAAATGCCAACTAAGTAAGTAAACCCATTTGTATTTGCCTATATTCTTTATACATTAACAAGTACGAGTCATAGTTTAATATTCTACTTCTGCACTTGATCTAGCAATgccttttttttcttcttctaaCTGACAAACATTTTGGGGGCTTCGTGGGCATTCATTTTATTATTTTCCATGAGCCGTTAAAGCTTTGATTGGCGTGTTCTTCCATATCTGGGAGCTTTATTCTCTTTCGTTTCCCTTGTATTTCCATGCAGTTTCATTAATAAAATTAACTTCTACTTGTGATAGGACATCTCCTATCCAATTTTGACATCTAGAGAATCTTTTTTCTCTACAGAGATATAATTTCAATGATTTAAAAGTTACAGACCTTATCAACCGTGCATGTTACATTTTTGTTTGCAActtgattttttttttactttGTATACACATGGTTCAGAGCAGTGTTGTCGAATATCTGCCACGGCGGAGATTGATGGCGGTTTTTGACTCACCGCCACGTCTAAATTTGTGAGGGATGGCGGCGCCATACGCGGATATGGTGGCGACGCCAAATGTCGAATTTTAGGCCCTCCACCATGGTCCGCCATCGATAACACTGGTTCACAGTCCTTGAATTTTACCATCTTATATCCAAAGCATAAATGTTTATCATGTTAAGGTGCAATGCAAACATTCTGTGACCTAACTTTTTAGGTCAATACTTGCTGGAATTAATTTTCCTCCATCTAGGCTGCTTTTCAGAAGTAGGAATGACCAAAGGGCATGCTTTCTATTTTCAACAATCTAGTGTAGAATGATATATTATGTGTTCCTATGTTTGATGCTTTATATTAAGTTACTGAAATTAGTCACGAATTCATTCTtagtttattaatttatttcaCTGCAGTACACTTGGCCAGGGGCTTCAAACTAGCACCTACGTTGGGGAGGTTATGTTCTCAATAGCATTAGCCATAGCTGGCCTTATCCTCTTTGCACTTCTGATTGGTAACATGCAGGTATACTTAAAAATCAGCTTATATTTAACATGTTACAAATAAGAACGTGGATGATATTGGGTCTTCTATTATGTAGTGGGACTGTCCTTCGGATTTCCACCAGTTTCTTTTAATCTCAGAGGTTTTGGCTGGTGTAAAGAAGCTAGGATTCTGTGGTATTGCTCATTCGTTCATCACAGTTCTCTAGTGTTTATGGCTTGGGAGAGACTAATTTAATAGGGATAAGTTTATTTTTTATAGCCCCTAATAGTTTTCACCTTTTTAAAAAATGAGGAGCTAAAAAGGTAAATGAGTATAGAATGAGGATTAAAAATAAACAGTTTTCACAAATTTGGCCTTAGAATGTCTGTGTTGAAATATTAAGCATGCATTGCACACATCCGTTAGTGAGTAAGCTATGAGAATTAAAAAGGGGGAGTCCATTTACTCAACAAGCTGAGAATTGAAAAGGAATGTTATTTTTAATATGCTTGAGTGATTACCACTGAGCAACATGTTTAATTTGTTTACCTTGAAATTACAATGATAATATCAATAAATGACACATGCGATTTACAAGGAGCAACTAAGCTAGCACTACTTCCTAAGATAATTGAACTTGTTCTATCAGCTATACAATAAAGATAAGCTACTTAAAAAGTGGAACATGAATTTGTTTTGATGTTTAACAGTCTATGACACAACGGAGTAGCGCTACTTCCTTACATTTGACACAATAGACTAGCACTACTTCCTTACATTGATATGTTCCTATGATGCATGGGTACGGGTGCGGGTACTGATACGTGATACACCGTTTTAAAAAAAAAGTCAAGATACATGTGCCACAATAAAAATTAAGATTTTTTCTGTAAAATGTATTACTAGAGAACTAAATTGTTCAATTCATAACAAAACATCACAGTAAAagtttgaaaaataaaaaatagtgTTAAATTACAATAATAAAGAAACTAAAATActaaatatattatattattgAATGAAAAACCACAAAGTTACTCAAAACAAAGTAATAAGAAAAGAAAATTACCACACTTATGGTCCGTGTACTCGGCCCGTGTACATACCTGGCGCGGGCACTTCAACATATTAGAAGTACCCATGCTTCATAGATTATGTTCTAACTTCCAACATAATTTATTGAGTAGACTCAAAGGGATGTGGAATTACAAGGTTTGTAGTTTGTATCCATGATTTTCTATGTCAACGAGTAACTTCAGCGTCTACTGGAGAGT from Lathyrus oleraceus cultivar Zhongwan6 chromosome 1, CAAS_Psat_ZW6_1.0, whole genome shotgun sequence includes:
- the LOC127089620 gene encoding probable cyclic nucleotide-gated ion channel 5 yields the protein MKEKRVSNIYMLDDLDSRLSSSSDAGVKTFSIDKFSHGAHGSSKTSRSFKRGMRKGSEGLKSIGRSFGFGVSKAVFPEDLQVSEKKIFDPQDKFLLFWNKLFVISCILAVSVDPLFFYLPVINDSLRCLGIDRKLAVIVTTLRTFIDAFYLIHMALQFRTAYIAPSSRVFGRGELVIDPAQIAKRYLRRYFIIDFLSVLPLPQIVVWRFLQSSKGSDVVTTKQALLFIILLQYIPRFLRMLPLTSELKRTAGVFAETAWAGAAYYLLLFMLASHIVGSFWYLLAVERNDFCWKKACSDNGYNKKFLYCGNQYMEGYSSWQNKSEAILTSQCSADNESPPFDYGIFTQALKSGIVSSNKFLSKYCYCLWWGLQNLSTLGQGLQTSTYVGEVMFSIALAIAGLILFALLIGNMQTYLQSLTIRLEEMRVKRRDSEQWMHHRLLPQELRERVRRYDQYKWLATRGVDEENLVQSLPKDLQRDIKRHLCLALVRRVPLFESMDERLLDAICERLKPCLFTESTYIVREGDPVDEMLFIIRGRLESVTTDGGRSGFFNRSFLKEADFCGEELLTWALDPKSGSNLPSSTRTVRALMEVEAFALTAEELKFVASQFRRLHSRQVQHTFRFYSQQWRTWAACFSLISLAEDRKLVREPCKGSSRYGHREELPRDSQHCRQCDLDDSKAENNKSKEVVFL